In Candidatus Contubernalis alkalaceticus, the following proteins share a genomic window:
- a CDS encoding YlbF family regulator — MSSIQKAKELGREIRNSSEFLELKVKEENLSKDPAAQEIIQNVQEVQQELETAQRMGVQPNQEQMTKFNALREKMHGNQTLRDLVQAQEDLNEFMKEVNQAITDGIQEGEEKSNNQ; from the coding sequence TTGTCTTCAATACAAAAAGCAAAAGAACTGGGTCGAGAAATAAGAAACAGTTCAGAATTTCTGGAATTAAAAGTTAAGGAAGAGAATCTTTCAAAAGACCCGGCGGCTCAGGAAATTATTCAGAATGTACAAGAAGTGCAGCAGGAGCTTGAAACAGCACAAAGAATGGGCGTTCAGCCTAACCAGGAGCAGATGACTAAATTTAATGCCCTGAGAGAGAAAATGCATGGAAATCAAACTTTAAGAGATTTAGTCCAGGCTCAAGAAGATTTAAATGAGTTTATGAAAGAAGTCAACCAGGCTATCACTGATGGTATACAAGAGGGAGAAGAAAAAAGTAATAATCAATAA
- a CDS encoding YbjQ family protein: MLLTTTDLRTDYEVLGIVRGNKVKAVHLGKDIIAFFKNIFGGDISEYEELFSSVRDAAVAEMVSEAEQLGANAIIGIRFSSAQIGSNMAEIIVFGTAVKL, encoded by the coding sequence ATGTTATTAACCACAACTGACTTAAGAACAGATTATGAGGTGTTAGGAATCGTAAGGGGTAATAAGGTAAAAGCAGTACACCTGGGAAAAGATATTATCGCCTTTTTTAAAAATATTTTTGGAGGAGATATCAGTGAATACGAAGAGCTTTTCAGCAGCGTGAGAGATGCAGCCGTGGCGGAGATGGTTTCTGAAGCAGAACAACTGGGCGCAAATGCTATTATTGGCATCCGTTTTTCTTCAGCTCAAATTGGTTCCAATATGGCGGAGATAATTGTGTTTGGAACAGCAGTAAAATTATAA
- a CDS encoding substrate-binding domain-containing protein: MFVEKLLKIFWNQKIPPLFTYCLLVLIIIFSTMVGCEQVASAPASNEFILLATTTSTYDSGLLDYMLPAFEEKYGIEVRVLPKGTGQALELGKGGDVDVLLVHDRSSELKMVEEGFFVDRYDVMFNDFIIVGPTKDPAGIKEIDEVKEALKAIIQGNHTFISRGDNSGTHSMELSLWEAAGISNFGEGYKSVGQGMGDTLRITDEQEGYTLTDRATYIALKETLEVDILLEGDQTLFNQYGIMAVNPKKHSHNKYESALKLIEFFMSEEGQQMITDYKLQGEVLFFPGMCLKY; the protein is encoded by the coding sequence GTGTTTGTTGAAAAACTTTTAAAAATTTTTTGGAACCAAAAAATCCCTCCGTTATTTACCTATTGCCTGCTGGTCCTGATTATAATATTTAGCACAATGGTTGGTTGTGAACAGGTTGCCTCGGCCCCGGCATCAAATGAGTTTATCCTCCTGGCCACCACCACCAGCACATATGACTCCGGCCTACTGGATTATATGCTTCCAGCCTTTGAAGAAAAATATGGTATTGAAGTCAGGGTTCTTCCTAAGGGAACAGGACAAGCCCTGGAACTAGGCAAAGGAGGAGACGTGGACGTTCTTTTGGTACACGACCGAAGTTCTGAATTAAAAATGGTAGAAGAAGGCTTTTTTGTGGATAGATACGATGTTATGTTCAACGACTTCATTATTGTCGGGCCGACTAAAGATCCTGCCGGCATAAAAGAGATTGATGAGGTCAAAGAGGCTTTAAAAGCTATAATCCAGGGCAATCATACTTTTATTTCCAGAGGTGATAACTCCGGCACTCACAGCATGGAACTTTCTCTTTGGGAAGCAGCAGGGATTTCCAATTTCGGAGAAGGTTATAAATCTGTAGGTCAGGGCATGGGGGATACCCTGCGCATAACCGATGAACAGGAGGGCTACACCCTGACGGATCGTGCCACATATATTGCCCTCAAGGAAACCCTGGAAGTTGATATCCTGCTGGAGGGAGACCAAACCCTTTTCAATCAGTATGGTATTATGGCAGTAAACCCGAAAAAACACTCTCATAATAAGTATGAAAGTGCTTTGAAGTTAATTGAGTTTTTTATGTCAGAAGAGGGACAGCAGATGATTACCGATTATAAGCTGCAGGGAGAAGTTCTGTTCTTCCCAGGGATGTGCCTGAAATATTAA
- a CDS encoding ABC transporter ATP-binding protein, translating to MLLCTAFRRGGDVIPGKKGLIQVKNLTKVYNREVLNIQDMTINEGKIYGIIGPSGCGKSTLLRLLNLLIKPTTGTISFNESSVPLNRSTALSFRRKMTLVFQNPTLFKTSVRENIAYGLKARGINGEEIHKKVSLLLEKIGLQEVADQQALSLSGGEAQRVALARAVAFDPKILLLDEPTANLDPTNVEVIENLVVELNKTLGITIIIVTHNIFQARRITDCTIFLYDGKIVEMDDTEKIFTSPQDPRTKAFVEGRMIY from the coding sequence ATTCTGTTATGTACCGCTTTCAGAAGGGGGGGGGACGTCATCCCTGGTAAAAAAGGCCTAATTCAAGTAAAAAACCTGACTAAAGTATATAATCGGGAAGTATTAAACATACAGGACATGACCATCAATGAAGGAAAAATATACGGGATAATAGGGCCCAGTGGCTGTGGAAAAAGTACCCTTCTTCGCCTACTTAACCTGCTTATTAAACCAACCACCGGCACCATCAGCTTTAATGAAAGTTCAGTTCCTTTAAATAGGTCTACTGCTCTATCTTTCCGCAGAAAAATGACTCTGGTATTCCAAAATCCCACACTTTTTAAGACCTCAGTGAGGGAAAATATTGCCTACGGGCTGAAAGCCCGAGGAATAAACGGGGAAGAAATTCACAAAAAAGTATCTCTTTTGCTAGAAAAAATTGGCCTGCAGGAAGTTGCCGATCAGCAGGCACTTTCCCTCTCCGGAGGAGAGGCACAGCGGGTGGCCCTGGCACGGGCGGTGGCTTTTGATCCAAAAATATTACTACTGGACGAACCTACGGCAAACCTGGACCCTACAAATGTAGAAGTAATTGAAAATCTAGTGGTAGAGCTGAATAAAACCCTGGGTATTACCATTATCATAGTTACTCACAATATTTTTCAGGCCCGACGGATTACCGACTGCACCATTTTTCTGTACGATGGAAAAATTGTAGAAATGGATGACACAGAAAAAATATTCACCTCTCCCCAGGACCCAAGGACAAAAGCATTTGTCGAGGGCCGTATGATTTATTAA
- a CDS encoding metal ABC transporter ATP-binding protein: MEVKVKVNNLTVSYSGKKVFENISFSVGAGQLVGIIGPNGAGKSTLLKSILGLMAIDRGEVKILNGSVGSARRKIAYVPQRNDINLDFPVSVEDVVMMGRFPHLTWWGMPRKNDRKVVTESLEEVDMIAYRHRQIGQLSGGQLQRVFLARALAQEAELFFLDEPFAGIDMSSESMIMDLLKGLRDQGKSIFVVHHDLSKAEIYFDTLVLLKNRLVAFGSKDMVFREETLREAYEGRVSTFSGSDKLMVVNG; encoded by the coding sequence ATGGAAGTTAAAGTAAAAGTAAACAATTTAACTGTATCTTACAGTGGAAAAAAAGTTTTTGAAAACATATCTTTTTCTGTGGGAGCCGGCCAGTTAGTGGGCATTATCGGTCCTAATGGTGCTGGCAAATCAACCCTGTTGAAGTCTATTTTGGGCCTGATGGCCATAGACCGGGGAGAAGTTAAGATTTTAAACGGTTCAGTTGGCAGCGCCCGCAGAAAAATTGCTTATGTTCCTCAAAGGAACGACATCAACCTGGATTTCCCTGTCTCTGTTGAAGATGTAGTGATGATGGGCCGTTTTCCTCATTTGACCTGGTGGGGAATGCCCAGGAAAAATGATCGAAAGGTGGTGACGGAAAGTTTAGAAGAAGTTGATATGATTGCCTATAGGCATCGACAGATCGGTCAGCTTTCCGGTGGACAGCTGCAGAGAGTTTTTTTAGCCAGGGCTTTGGCACAAGAAGCGGAGCTCTTTTTCCTCGACGAACCTTTTGCCGGAATTGATATGTCTTCAGAAAGTATGATCATGGATCTTCTAAAGGGTTTGCGGGACCAGGGGAAGAGCATCTTTGTAGTACACCATGACTTAAGTAAGGCAGAAATATACTTCGATACTCTGGTTCTTTTAAAGAATCGTCTAGTGGCATTTGGCAGTAAAGATATGGTTTTTCGGGAAGAGACTCTGAGGGAGGCATATGAAGGTAGGGTATCTACTTTTTCTGGTTCTGACAAACTAATGGTGGTTAACGGATGA
- a CDS encoding metal ABC transporter solute-binding protein, Zn/Mn family yields the protein MLKKNVITTYLILSLIIVSLGLGGCGSSLEQNGELKEKHLKVVTSFSILADVVENIVRDRGNVQYIVPIGENPEDYELLPGEMRMATDADIIFINGMGLEGSMKDAFARVTETPIISVTAGIKAIPLEGDDAPDPHAWLDAVIMMKYVENIMESIIELDPGGERAYRENTADYLLQLEELDAWIRSETVEIPENNRVIVVSENAYKYYGEAYGFQTEGIWELNSHEEGTPQQISRVVELVRNNQIPALFVETTVDQRYMETVSRETGVQIAGEVFTDALGPAGSGAETYIEMMKYNTRLFVEGLKN from the coding sequence TTGTTAAAAAAGAATGTTATTACAACCTATCTTATTTTATCTTTAATTATTGTATCCTTAGGGTTAGGGGGCTGCGGGAGCTCATTAGAACAAAACGGGGAATTAAAAGAAAAGCATTTGAAGGTGGTTACCAGTTTCTCTATCTTGGCAGATGTAGTGGAAAATATAGTAAGAGATCGAGGAAATGTCCAATATATTGTTCCTATTGGTGAAAACCCTGAAGATTACGAACTACTGCCGGGAGAAATGAGGATGGCCACCGATGCCGATATAATATTTATTAATGGTATGGGCCTGGAGGGGAGTATGAAGGATGCGTTTGCAAGGGTAACAGAAACTCCTATAATTTCGGTCACAGCAGGAATTAAAGCAATCCCCCTGGAAGGAGATGATGCTCCGGACCCCCATGCCTGGCTAGATGCCGTAATAATGATGAAATACGTGGAAAATATAATGGAGTCTATTATAGAACTGGACCCTGGTGGAGAAAGAGCATACAGAGAAAACACGGCAGATTATTTGCTGCAGTTGGAGGAACTGGATGCATGGATTCGAAGTGAAACAGTAGAAATTCCAGAAAATAATCGGGTTATCGTAGTTAGTGAAAATGCTTACAAGTATTACGGAGAAGCGTACGGTTTTCAAACTGAGGGCATTTGGGAATTGAACTCCCATGAGGAGGGGACTCCTCAGCAGATTTCCCGAGTGGTAGAATTGGTTAGAAATAATCAAATACCTGCTTTGTTTGTGGAAACCACAGTGGATCAGAGATACATGGAAACGGTCTCCCGGGAGACCGGGGTTCAAATAGCCGGGGAAGTATTTACAGATGCTCTGGGTCCAGCAGGCAGCGGTGCGGAAACCTATATTGAAATGATGAAATATAATACACGATTATTTGTGGAGGGATTAAAAAACTAA
- a CDS encoding metal ABC transporter permease produces the protein MDSLHFFIDSLMNYSYLQNAMAGGIMVGTICGFIGCFIILRGMALMGDAISHAVLPGVAAAYIFGFSIFIGAVITGVLTSIAIGYITQNSKLKDDTAIGLMFTSAFALGVILITLQRGTGVDLWHILFGNVLAVSREDLMLILIIGLLVVGCIFLFYKQILLSTFDPIMARAVGVPTNIIHYLMMLLLSLVTVASLKTVGIVLVVAMFIAPGATAYLLTERLPSMLALSAVFGIVSAVTGVYLSFIFDVATGASIVMVASLLFALSFFLSPKQGLLVQKYRVWRAGV, from the coding sequence ATGGATAGCCTACATTTTTTTATAGACTCTCTGATGAACTATAGTTATTTACAGAATGCTATGGCAGGTGGGATCATGGTTGGAACCATCTGTGGATTCATTGGTTGTTTTATTATACTTAGGGGAATGGCTCTGATGGGTGATGCAATTTCCCATGCTGTTCTGCCAGGCGTTGCTGCAGCTTATATCTTTGGTTTTAGCATCTTTATTGGAGCGGTCATTACGGGTGTTCTAACCTCAATAGCAATAGGTTATATTACTCAAAACAGCAAATTAAAGGATGATACTGCTATTGGCTTGATGTTTACCTCCGCCTTTGCGTTGGGAGTGATTTTAATTACCCTGCAGAGAGGAACCGGGGTAGATCTGTGGCATATACTATTTGGTAATGTGCTGGCAGTATCCCGGGAGGACCTTATGCTGATATTAATTATAGGGCTTTTGGTGGTGGGCTGTATTTTCCTTTTTTATAAACAGATTCTTTTAAGCACCTTCGATCCAATAATGGCTCGTGCTGTGGGAGTTCCCACCAATATTATTCACTATCTGATGATGCTTCTTCTTTCACTGGTTACTGTTGCCTCTCTTAAAACGGTAGGAATTGTCCTGGTGGTAGCCATGTTTATTGCACCGGGTGCTACAGCTTATTTGTTAACAGAACGTCTGCCTTCTATGCTGGCTTTATCCGCTGTGTTTGGTATTGTTTCAGCAGTAACGGGAGTCTACCTTTCTTTCATTTTTGATGTGGCCACTGGAGCCTCCATCGTAATGGTTGCTTCACTTCTTTTTGCTTTGAGCTTCTTCTTATCACCAAAACAGGGGCTTTTAGTGCAAAAATATCGGGTTTGGAGGGCAGGGGTATAG
- a CDS encoding ABC transporter permease, producing MNQFAAGIIEAFKLIFSLDPYLMEIVILSLTVSGMAVIISTMIGVPLGTYLGMRPEEKTGFISRILYTLMGMPPVVAGLLIYMLIARRGPLGPLGILYTPTAMVVVQVFLALPIVVGLTMLAIRSQGKEVEETALTLGAAPILTAWTVIRESKVSLLGAIVTGFGRIIAEVGAVMIVGGNIQGHTRVMTTAIVLETSKGNFELAIGLGIILLTIFFIINSVMYRFQKGGGRHPW from the coding sequence TTGAATCAATTTGCAGCAGGTATCATAGAAGCATTTAAGTTAATATTCAGCCTGGATCCGTACCTCATGGAAATTGTAATATTATCCCTAACTGTTTCGGGTATGGCAGTGATCATCAGCACTATGATCGGAGTTCCCCTGGGTACTTACCTGGGCATGAGACCCGAAGAAAAAACGGGTTTCATAAGTAGGATACTGTACACCCTGATGGGAATGCCTCCAGTGGTTGCTGGACTGTTAATTTACATGCTTATTGCCAGGCGTGGCCCTTTAGGTCCTCTTGGTATTCTGTATACACCCACAGCTATGGTGGTAGTCCAGGTTTTTCTAGCTCTACCCATCGTAGTGGGGTTAACTATGCTTGCCATTCGCAGCCAGGGAAAAGAAGTAGAGGAAACCGCCCTTACCTTAGGCGCCGCACCAATACTAACAGCCTGGACAGTAATTCGAGAATCCAAGGTTTCCTTATTGGGCGCCATAGTAACGGGTTTTGGACGAATTATTGCTGAGGTAGGGGCCGTCATGATTGTAGGGGGAAATATTCAGGGACACACCCGGGTTATGACCACTGCCATCGTCCTTGAAACCAGCAAAGGTAATTTTGAACTGGCAATTGGGCTAGGAATCATTTTATTAACTATCTTCTTTATTATCAATTCTGTTATGTACCGCTTTCAGAAGGGGGGGGGACGTCATCCCTGGTAA
- a CDS encoding ABC transporter ATP-binding protein — protein sequence MEEEVLILQEIAINNVTKIYPMGNTKVYALKDINTSIEKGDLTCLLGPSGSGKSTLLYLLGGLESSSEGCITVGNTEITRLDQNQLSLFRRNHVGFIFQSFNLLPQYNALENVEIPLFFARVSKKERRKRAIEVLELVGLSDRMTHKPSELSGGQQQRVSIARALVTEPPIILADEPTGNLDTKTGEEIVKILVKMNQERKKTIVIATHDIEVAEFAHKVIYLRDGQVQKIEEVS from the coding sequence ATGGAAGAGGAGGTTCTCATACTGCAGGAAATAGCCATCAATAATGTCACTAAAATATATCCCATGGGGAACACCAAGGTGTATGCATTAAAAGATATTAACACCTCCATTGAAAAAGGAGACCTAACCTGCCTGCTGGGACCTTCAGGTTCCGGTAAATCTACACTACTTTACCTCCTGGGTGGATTGGAATCTTCGTCAGAGGGATGCATAACTGTTGGAAATACAGAAATAACCCGGTTGGATCAAAATCAGCTGAGCCTATTTAGAAGAAATCATGTCGGTTTTATATTTCAATCTTTCAATCTGCTCCCCCAGTATAATGCCCTGGAAAATGTAGAAATTCCCCTTTTTTTTGCCCGAGTATCCAAAAAGGAAAGGCGGAAGAGAGCCATAGAGGTTCTGGAGTTGGTAGGACTGTCCGACCGGATGACCCATAAGCCCAGTGAACTTAGCGGGGGACAGCAACAGAGGGTCAGCATTGCCAGGGCCCTGGTGACAGAACCCCCGATAATATTGGCGGATGAACCCACAGGCAACCTGGACACCAAAACGGGGGAAGAAATTGTGAAGATATTAGTAAAGATGAACCAGGAACGAAAAAAAACTATAGTAATAGCTACCCATGACATAGAGGTAGCAGAATTTGCTCACAAAGTAATTTACTTAAGAGACGGCCAGGTACAAAAAATTGAGGAGGTAAGTTAA
- a CDS encoding H-type small acid-soluble spore protein translates to MEIQRAREIISAPEKIEVHFDGTPVWIEDIKNDTANVTVMGTCKSMEVPVYELQEKGIMLE, encoded by the coding sequence ATGGAAATTCAACGGGCAAGAGAAATTATTTCTGCTCCAGAAAAAATTGAAGTTCATTTTGACGGTACTCCAGTTTGGATTGAAGATATTAAGAACGATACAGCCAATGTTACGGTTATGGGAACATGTAAGTCTATGGAAGTTCCCGTTTATGAACTGCAGGAAAAAGGAATTATGTTAGAGTAA
- the mntR gene encoding transcriptional regulator MntR, protein MKDENEKFYTARGYEITADKDMLTPSMEDYIEMIYRLSQSSGYTRVNDLSEKLNVQPPSVTRMMKKLHEKSLLNYEKYGMIQLTEEGKRMGKFFLDRHNTLKEFFLLLGIEDQVQKEVEQIEHHISWGSFLIINRFVNFLKNRPEIINEFKNI, encoded by the coding sequence ATGAAAGATGAAAATGAGAAATTTTACACTGCCAGGGGTTATGAAATAACAGCGGACAAAGATATGCTGACCCCCAGTATGGAAGACTACATCGAAATGATCTACCGCCTGAGCCAATCCAGCGGATATACCCGGGTAAATGATCTGTCTGAAAAGCTAAACGTGCAGCCTCCATCAGTAACCCGAATGATGAAAAAACTCCATGAAAAATCTTTGCTGAATTATGAAAAATATGGAATGATACAATTAACAGAGGAAGGAAAAAGAATGGGGAAATTCTTTCTGGACCGTCACAATACTCTGAAAGAATTTTTTCTGCTGCTGGGTATTGAAGACCAAGTACAAAAAGAGGTAGAACAGATTGAACACCATATTAGCTGGGGATCCTTCCTGATTATTAATCGTTTTGTGAATTTTTTAAAAAATAGACCTGAGATCATTAATGAATTCAAAAATATTTGA
- a CDS encoding Yip1 family protein, with protein MKEEIMIEQENEQQSLSSSLKNIFFKPSRAFENINLKRIIIFSIIIMAAAGFLTGWIGASVLGDTEAALEEVRGMEGMTEEGLAQTEEMLTSGIFTTIISSFLIIGGIIGTIFGWLIMGGILTLVFNLMGGEAKYSKTLAVLGLSWIPLFLREVFKTIWFFSTGEFASATSVLHNQADIFVLWNVILLIVGFSIVYGLSKKKSAAAVLGYKAFYLLLIYGLSSLNQFIAGGFM; from the coding sequence ATGAAAGAAGAAATTATGATAGAACAAGAAAATGAACAACAAAGTTTGAGCAGCAGCTTAAAGAACATTTTTTTTAAGCCATCCCGAGCCTTTGAGAATATAAACCTCAAAAGAATTATCATTTTTTCAATTATCATAATGGCTGCAGCTGGATTTCTTACGGGTTGGATTGGTGCCTCCGTATTGGGAGACACAGAGGCGGCATTAGAAGAAGTACGGGGAATGGAAGGGATGACCGAAGAAGGTTTAGCCCAGACCGAAGAAATGCTGACCAGCGGAATATTTACTACAATCATTTCTTCATTTCTTATCATTGGAGGTATAATAGGCACTATTTTCGGCTGGTTGATTATGGGGGGAATACTCACCCTGGTATTTAACTTGATGGGAGGAGAAGCTAAATATTCTAAAACCCTGGCAGTTTTAGGGTTATCCTGGATTCCTTTATTTTTACGGGAAGTTTTTAAAACTATTTGGTTTTTTTCCACTGGCGAATTTGCATCCGCAACTAGTGTTTTACATAATCAAGCGGATATTTTTGTTCTGTGGAATGTAATCCTGTTAATTGTTGGTTTCTCTATCGTCTATGGTTTGTCAAAAAAGAAATCTGCAGCAGCAGTACTGGGCTATAAAGCATTCTACCTGCTGCTTATATATGGGTTATCTTCTTTAAACCAATTCATAGCAGGAGGATTCATGTAG
- a CDS encoding DUF4363 family protein, with protein sequence MMGMALLLALLLVFSFYTYFQVSQISEELTSTLDKLEQRIEEDQWEESTHLIENLQDKWERAILWWNPLMDHREIDQLDHAFIRLARLVNIEQKEDALVEVSLTRRMVHRIKDREKPILSNIF encoded by the coding sequence ATGATGGGAATGGCTTTACTGCTTGCGTTATTACTAGTTTTTTCTTTCTATACTTATTTTCAAGTTTCACAAATTTCAGAAGAACTGACTTCTACTCTTGATAAGCTTGAACAAAGAATTGAAGAAGACCAATGGGAAGAATCAACACATTTAATAGAAAACCTACAAGATAAATGGGAACGGGCTATCTTATGGTGGAACCCTCTCATGGACCATAGAGAAATTGACCAATTGGATCATGCTTTTATTAGGCTGGCCAGACTAGTTAATATTGAACAGAAAGAAGATGCATTAGTAGAGGTCAGTCTAACCAGGAGGATGGTACATCGGATAAAAGATAGGGAAAAACCCATCTTAAGTAATATTTTTTGA
- a CDS encoding ABC transporter permease, which produces MFRLELILFIWGNLWRTKLRTILTLIGVIIGTGAIMTMVSLGVGLQDNVTREFSQLADLQVLEVMPGYSLTEGQLFFGGGSQPDYPLDSKAIRDIKRIEGVEAVSPMVQVYMASIEIRGQSFHVDFVGMDFLSLREFGIRLEDGREIDRQPRGVLIGSKVHESMGQAKTLLERGSFQVNVTRFNETEEESKNFRMTSSGTLEERGDSNDYSILIPLEMAEEMYLWSMGEEINFSRDGYDRVQVKVTTAQEVDYVTEELQSRGFFIFSLKQILDSMNTIFRILQILLGSIGAIALVVASLGIVNTMLMSIYERTREIGVMKVVGASLNDIRNMFILEALAIGLIGGFAGVFCGWIFGQIINFGANIYITSQGGDSIQLISTPPGLVVFILIFAVVVGMGSGLYPAIKAMKLSPLEAIRHD; this is translated from the coding sequence ATGTTTAGATTAGAACTAATATTATTTATTTGGGGAAATCTTTGGCGAACCAAACTTCGAACGATATTAACGCTGATTGGAGTTATCATTGGGACAGGAGCTATAATGACCATGGTCTCCTTGGGAGTGGGGCTGCAGGACAACGTTACCCGGGAATTCTCTCAATTAGCCGACCTTCAGGTCCTTGAAGTAATGCCCGGTTATAGCCTAACAGAAGGACAGCTCTTTTTCGGAGGAGGAAGTCAGCCCGACTATCCCTTAGACAGTAAAGCTATTAGAGATATAAAAAGAATAGAAGGAGTGGAGGCTGTTTCCCCCATGGTCCAGGTTTACATGGCCTCTATTGAAATTCGTGGTCAGTCCTTTCATGTGGATTTTGTAGGGATGGATTTCCTCAGTTTAAGGGAATTCGGCATTCGGTTGGAAGACGGAAGAGAAATTGATAGACAGCCCCGGGGAGTGCTTATAGGAAGTAAAGTCCATGAAAGTATGGGGCAGGCTAAAACACTGCTAGAACGAGGATCCTTTCAGGTAAATGTCACCCGTTTTAACGAGACCGAAGAAGAGAGTAAAAACTTCCGTATGACCTCCTCGGGAACCCTGGAAGAAAGAGGAGATAGCAACGATTATTCCATTCTTATTCCCCTGGAAATGGCGGAGGAAATGTATTTGTGGTCTATGGGTGAAGAAATAAATTTCTCCAGGGATGGTTATGACCGGGTTCAGGTAAAAGTGACCACTGCCCAGGAGGTAGACTACGTAACTGAGGAGCTTCAATCCCGAGGATTCTTCATCTTTTCACTGAAACAGATCCTAGACTCAATGAATACAATCTTTCGTATCCTGCAGATTTTACTGGGATCTATCGGAGCCATCGCTTTGGTGGTAGCTTCCCTGGGTATCGTAAATACCATGCTTATGTCCATATACGAGAGAACCCGGGAGATAGGGGTAATGAAGGTTGTAGGTGCATCTTTGAACGACATCAGAAACATGTTTATACTGGAGGCTTTGGCTATTGGACTGATTGGGGGCTTTGCTGGAGTTTTCTGCGGCTGGATTTTTGGTCAGATAATAAACTTTGGAGCAAATATTTATATAACCTCTCAGGGAGGAGATTCCATTCAACTGATTTCAACTCCTCCGGGTCTGGTGGTTTTTATCTTGATTTTTGCTGTAGTAGTTGGCATGGGGTCCGGCCTTTACCCTGCTATAAAAGCCATGAAATTAAGCCCTCTGGAGGCTATCAGGCACGATTAA
- a CDS encoding COG1361 family protein, with product MKKKIAAILAIILLLIMPALPAEASVNRPVVLIDAVETEPHPVTSGSEFTLKITLNNHGNQSARRINLTLDSIEGQETLEGFSPLKKTNTIHFGRIDANKEASEEITMITAGDLEPGLYNLVYNLEYWNHQGIHYESRHVSGIIVSGESAMSLHNVMLPLEVVGPQNVTLEGEVVNGGRYPLENVLLTISGDIDFYPSAYFLGTFNPGDMDFFSANGQALKSGKNRVTIEVSYLDSMNQKQSSVLEKEITVTQIEENSEPEKGEDSGNGFFSSFGSFFRRIFGLG from the coding sequence GTGAAGAAAAAGATTGCTGCAATTCTCGCTATCATTTTGTTATTAATTATGCCTGCCCTGCCGGCAGAAGCTTCCGTAAACCGTCCGGTGGTACTTATTGACGCAGTGGAAACCGAGCCGCATCCGGTAACCTCCGGCAGTGAATTTACCTTGAAAATAACGTTAAATAACCACGGCAACCAGTCAGCCCGTCGAATCAACTTAACTCTGGATTCGATAGAAGGCCAGGAAACCCTGGAAGGGTTCTCTCCTTTGAAAAAAACCAATACCATACATTTTGGCCGAATAGATGCTAATAAAGAGGCTTCGGAAGAAATCACCATGATTACAGCAGGAGATTTAGAGCCCGGCCTGTATAACCTTGTTTACAATCTTGAATACTGGAATCATCAGGGAATCCATTATGAGTCCCGCCATGTATCTGGAATCATCGTCTCAGGAGAAAGTGCCATGTCCTTACATAATGTTATGCTGCCCTTAGAGGTTGTAGGTCCCCAAAATGTCACTTTGGAAGGAGAAGTGGTAAACGGAGGACGTTATCCCTTGGAAAATGTCCTGTTAACAATATCGGGAGATATTGATTTTTATCCATCAGCCTATTTTCTAGGTACATTCAACCCGGGAGATATGGACTTTTTTTCAGCCAATGGACAAGCACTAAAGTCGGGAAAAAACCGGGTAACTATTGAAGTATCCTACCTGGATTCCATGAATCAAAAACAGTCTTCTGTCCTTGAAAAAGAAATAACGGTAACACAGATAGAAGAAAATTCAGAACCGGAAAAAGGGGAAGATTCAGGAAATGGCTTTTTTAGTTCTTTCGGCAGTTTCTTTAGAAGAATCTTTGGTTTGGGGTAA